A genome region from Arachidicoccus soli includes the following:
- the traK gene encoding conjugative transposon protein TraK, with translation MKNIDTAFRYIRLTTALMIIGCIGLCVFVLYKSYQLASMSQNKVYVLANGKAIEAFSSNRKDNIAVEARDHIKTFHQYFFTLSPDEAAIKSTISKALYLADGTANTMYKNLQERNYYAGIISGNIHQTIVVDSIQLDLKNYPYHFVCYATEKLTRTTTLSYRRLITEGFLRNVERSDNNSHGFLIERWEVKENNDLQTVNR, from the coding sequence ATGAAAAATATTGATACTGCTTTTAGGTATATCAGATTAACCACAGCCTTAATGATTATTGGATGCATTGGACTTTGTGTGTTTGTACTCTACAAAAGCTATCAATTGGCGTCAATGTCTCAAAACAAGGTTTATGTATTAGCCAACGGTAAGGCCATTGAAGCTTTCTCTTCAAATAGAAAAGACAATATTGCTGTGGAAGCAAGAGATCATATCAAAACCTTTCATCAATATTTTTTTACCCTCTCTCCGGATGAGGCCGCCATCAAATCGACAATCTCTAAGGCATTATATCTGGCAGATGGTACGGCAAACACCATGTATAAAAACTTGCAGGAGCGTAATTACTACGCAGGTATTATTTCAGGGAATATTCATCAGACAATTGTTGTGGATAGCATTCAACTGGATCTAAAGAATTACCCTTATCATTTTGTATGTTATGCGACAGAAAAACTGACTAGGACTACTACCCTTTCCTATCGGAGATTAATAACAGAAGGGTTTCTAAGAAATGTTGAACGCAGCGATAATAATTCACATGGGTTTTTGATTGAACGCTGGGAGGTTAAAGAAAATAATGATTTGCAAACTGTAAACCGATAA
- the traM gene encoding conjugative transposon protein TraM, whose product MNMDSDNSVSMYKSNLANLSQTGTDSHNKVLAAYQQLATLNKVLTENKQAQKEMDIPRPLYENELPYRGTPSVDTGALQRLENLGKVSSGADEPDSEMLQLNAMLDKVLDIQHPERWQNKSRNIKNINDAETLLRVKNFSDAASIGTIAPTSPLKDSLAKSYSDNPVGFYGLSNPSLMDTGISNMQAIIYRDQEVVSGSTVQLMLTCDISINRIHIPKNSFLFGRASLQGERLEVNIPSIRYKDKILPVRLSVYDLDGLKGIYIPGAINRDASKQGADRAIQSIGLSSLNPSVSAQAAAAGIETAKNFLSKKVKLVHVSLKAGYRVLLFDENKK is encoded by the coding sequence ATGAATATGGATTCAGACAATAGCGTCTCCATGTATAAGTCTAATCTTGCTAATCTTAGTCAAACCGGCACAGATAGCCATAATAAAGTATTGGCAGCCTATCAACAATTAGCGACGCTCAATAAGGTCTTAACTGAAAATAAACAAGCGCAAAAGGAAATGGATATTCCTAGACCACTTTACGAAAATGAATTGCCTTATCGAGGAACACCTTCAGTGGACACCGGAGCATTACAAAGATTGGAAAATTTAGGTAAAGTATCATCTGGGGCAGATGAGCCTGATTCCGAGATGCTTCAGTTAAATGCTATGTTGGATAAGGTATTGGATATACAACATCCCGAACGCTGGCAGAATAAATCAAGGAATATAAAAAATATAAATGATGCAGAAACTTTGCTAAGAGTCAAAAACTTTTCCGATGCTGCTTCCATCGGGACAATCGCTCCCACTTCACCTTTAAAAGATTCCTTAGCAAAAAGCTATTCGGATAACCCCGTTGGGTTTTATGGCTTATCTAATCCATCTCTGATGGATACAGGGATCAGCAATATGCAGGCGATTATTTATAGAGACCAGGAAGTTGTCAGTGGATCTACCGTACAATTAATGTTAACCTGTGATATAAGCATTAATAGAATCCATATTCCTAAAAACAGTTTTCTCTTTGGTCGGGCGTCTCTGCAAGGTGAAAGGTTGGAAGTAAATATTCCAAGTATTCGTTACAAAGATAAAATCTTACCTGTACGGCTATCGGTATATGATTTGGATGGCTTAAAAGGGATCTATATTCCGGGTGCCATTAACCGGGATGCCTCTAAGCAGGGCGCAGACCGTGCTATTCAAAGTATCGGCCTCAGCAGCCTAAACCCATCTGTTTCTGCTCAAGCTGCAGCTGCCGGTATAGAGACCGCTAAAAATTTTTTAAGCAAAAAAGTAAAATTGGTTCACGTATCATTAAAAGCCGGTTATCGGGTTTTGCTCTTTGATGAAAACAAAAAATAG